Proteins co-encoded in one Haloarcula pelagica genomic window:
- a CDS encoding ABC transporter permease encodes MSTERGRIRVTGFDTDQVTEREALSDWSEATGGETVSRWRRALRRFRQNRVAMLGVVVVTAMSLLAILARPITVGGIPVQPISIAPYDPSNILYLDPTADVGRYDPPTLAHPMGTDASGRDLFSRVLVGGRRSISIGFVVVGITATFGLVYGAVAAYYGGWIDEVLMRFVDVMIAFPGLVLALVIVALLGGGYWPLVIAFSVPGWTGYARIIRGEILSVKENEYVLAAQALGARDRSVIFRHIVPNAMAPLIVQASLAIGTVVIGVAALGFLGLGFEPGTPEWGTMLDQTRETLIQGPTGTIPWWATVFPGGAIFLFVMAMNMIGDGVNDALDAQEVGNVDQGGGG; translated from the coding sequence ATGTCAACTGAACGAGGACGGATCCGGGTAACCGGGTTCGACACGGACCAAGTGACCGAACGAGAAGCACTGTCGGACTGGAGCGAAGCCACGGGTGGCGAGACGGTGAGTCGGTGGCGCCGGGCGTTGCGGCGGTTCCGTCAGAACCGGGTCGCCATGCTCGGCGTCGTCGTCGTCACGGCGATGTCGCTGCTGGCGATCCTCGCCCGCCCGATCACCGTCGGCGGGATCCCCGTCCAGCCCATCTCCATCGCGCCCTACGACCCGAGCAACATCCTGTATCTGGACCCCACAGCGGACGTGGGTCGGTACGATCCGCCGACGCTGGCACACCCGATGGGGACCGACGCCTCCGGGCGTGACCTGTTCTCCCGGGTGCTCGTCGGCGGTCGACGCAGCATCTCTATCGGCTTCGTCGTCGTCGGAATCACGGCCACGTTTGGCCTCGTCTACGGGGCCGTCGCCGCCTACTACGGCGGCTGGATCGACGAGGTGTTGATGCGGTTCGTCGACGTGATGATCGCGTTCCCCGGTCTCGTGCTGGCGCTGGTCATCGTCGCGCTGCTGGGCGGGGGGTACTGGCCGCTCGTGATCGCCTTCTCCGTGCCCGGCTGGACCGGCTACGCGCGGATCATCCGCGGCGAGATCCTCTCGGTGAAGGAAAACGAGTACGTGCTGGCCGCCCAGGCGCTCGGTGCGCGCGACCGGTCGGTCATCTTCCGCCACATCGTTCCCAACGCCATGGCGCCGCTGATCGTCCAGGCCTCGCTTGCCATCGGGACGGTCGTCATCGGCGTCGCCGCGCTTGGCTTCCTCGGCCTGGGCTTCGAGCCCGGCACCCCCGAGTGGGGGACGATGCTCGACCAGACCCGCGAGACGCTGATCCAGGGGCCGACCGGAACGATTCCCTGGTGGGCGACCGTGTTCCCCGGCGGCGCCATCTTCCTGTTCGTGATGGCGATGAACATGATCGGTGACGGGGTCAACGACGCCTTAGACGCCCAGGAGGTCGGCAACGTCGACCAGGGAGGCGGCGGATGA
- a CDS encoding heme ABC transporter ATP-binding protein translates to MTCPIVETTDLSVSIAEQEILSGIDLAVAEGSLVGLVGPNGAGKTTLLRTVGGTLVPDEGRVTVADHEVHERSASEIGRLIARLPQSTSLSFDFTVEQVVEMGRTPHLGRFERAGSDDQAAIEQAMERAEVAEFADRRVTSLSGGERQRVLLARALAQSTPVLLLDEPTASLDINHAVRTLELVADLVADGKTAVAAIHDLNLAARYCDELVLVAGGEIRAAGPPEDVLGAETLGEAFDANALVTDHPVTDAPLVTPLPARTAGTADARVHVVGTGQSAATALSRLAGAGFEVTLGVAPAGDVATDRAAALDCVAVTVPAFAGIDDGTRERAVELADRADAVVTAGDVAPGNRPVVDAAETVVAGDGDADAVLSRLRAELDSDHPRRSQPPPAQDD, encoded by the coding sequence GTGACCTGTCCCATCGTCGAGACGACGGACCTGTCGGTGTCGATCGCCGAGCAGGAGATCCTCTCGGGGATCGACCTGGCCGTCGCCGAGGGCTCACTCGTCGGGCTGGTCGGTCCCAACGGGGCCGGGAAGACGACGCTGCTGCGAACCGTCGGCGGCACGCTCGTCCCCGACGAGGGACGCGTCACCGTCGCCGACCACGAGGTCCACGAGCGCAGCGCCAGCGAGATCGGCCGGCTGATCGCCCGACTCCCACAGTCGACCTCGCTGTCGTTCGACTTCACCGTCGAGCAGGTCGTCGAGATGGGACGGACGCCACATCTGGGGCGGTTCGAGCGCGCCGGCTCCGACGACCAGGCGGCCATCGAGCAGGCGATGGAGCGGGCCGAGGTCGCCGAGTTCGCCGACCGGCGCGTGACCTCGCTGTCGGGCGGCGAACGCCAGCGGGTCCTCCTGGCGCGGGCGCTGGCCCAGTCGACGCCGGTGTTGCTGCTGGACGAACCGACCGCCAGCCTGGACATCAACCACGCCGTCCGGACGCTGGAACTGGTCGCCGACCTCGTCGCGGACGGCAAGACGGCCGTCGCCGCCATCCACGACCTCAACCTCGCGGCGCGGTACTGCGACGAACTCGTGTTGGTCGCGGGCGGTGAGATCCGGGCCGCCGGCCCGCCCGAAGACGTGCTGGGCGCCGAGACGCTGGGCGAAGCGTTCGACGCCAACGCCCTCGTCACGGACCACCCCGTGACCGACGCGCCGCTGGTGACGCCCCTGCCCGCACGGACCGCCGGGACGGCCGACGCACGCGTCCACGTCGTCGGGACCGGCCAGTCGGCGGCGACGGCGCTGTCCCGCCTCGCGGGCGCCGGGTTCGAGGTGACACTCGGTGTCGCTCCCGCGGGCGATGTCGCGACCGACCGTGCGGCGGCACTGGACTGTGTGGCGGTGACCGTCCCAGCGTTCGCCGGCATCGACGACGGCACCCGGGAGCGCGCGGTCGAACTGGCGGACCGGGCCGACGCCGTCGTGACGGCCGGCGACGTTGCACCCGGAAACCGCCCGGTCGTCGACGCCGCCGAGACGGTCGTCGCCGGCGACGGAGACGCCGACGCCGTCCTCTCTCGACTCCGTGCCGAACTCGACAGCGACCACCCGCGTCGGTCCCAGCCCCCGCCGGCACAGGACGACTGA
- a CDS encoding PGF-CTERM-anchored ABC transporter substrate-binding protein, translating into MRRYTTLCVGLLLVVSAVAAVPTATAATTTSSHCSFPVTITDATGTEVTIEEPPERVTTTNPSAAQTMWEIGGREQVVGLTQYASYLDGADQRTNVSAGFGVNVEKVVGTNPDLVLAPNASARDVRPLRDAGLKVYHLRAATNIDTISEKTNTIGRLTGNCQGAEQANAWMNANVNAIRDTTDGIDSRPRVLYPLGSGFVAADDTFINSLIQLSGGDNVAARSHTGYPQLSSEVILQLDPEVLVVTRNPGIVQQQPYASTTAGQRNATVQVQTRHLNQPAPRSVVRAAHSLTSQFYPQAYSEDSYVPRSAVGGSTPTATPIPEPTPTATSTPTPTQSPDESGNGGGSAPADDSGDVNDDGSDSSVVSDDEQATTTPTAQSTVTPTDRATATPTSPATATPDQGTTTTAEPTTSGNGPGFTAVAAVLALLACALLARHR; encoded by the coding sequence ATGAGACGGTACACGACGCTGTGTGTCGGACTGCTTCTCGTGGTGTCTGCGGTCGCCGCCGTGCCGACGGCGACTGCCGCGACCACGACGAGTTCCCACTGTAGCTTCCCGGTCACGATCACCGACGCGACCGGGACCGAAGTAACGATCGAGGAACCGCCCGAGCGCGTGACGACCACCAACCCCTCGGCCGCCCAGACGATGTGGGAGATCGGCGGCCGCGAACAGGTCGTCGGACTCACCCAGTACGCCTCGTATCTCGACGGGGCCGACCAGCGGACGAACGTCTCCGCTGGGTTCGGCGTCAACGTCGAGAAAGTCGTCGGAACGAACCCGGATCTGGTTCTCGCGCCGAACGCCAGCGCCAGGGACGTGCGGCCGCTCCGCGACGCGGGGCTGAAAGTCTACCACCTCCGGGCCGCGACGAACATCGACACCATCAGCGAGAAGACGAACACGATCGGTCGACTGACCGGTAACTGTCAGGGCGCTGAGCAGGCCAACGCCTGGATGAACGCCAACGTCAACGCGATCAGGGACACGACCGACGGCATCGACAGCCGTCCGAGAGTCCTCTACCCGCTCGGGAGCGGGTTCGTCGCCGCCGACGACACGTTCATCAACTCGCTGATCCAGTTGTCGGGCGGAGACAACGTCGCCGCACGGAGCCACACCGGCTACCCCCAGTTGAGCAGCGAGGTCATCCTGCAACTCGATCCCGAAGTCCTCGTGGTGACGCGCAACCCCGGTATCGTCCAGCAACAACCCTACGCGAGCACGACCGCCGGCCAGCGGAACGCGACTGTCCAGGTTCAGACGAGACATCTCAACCAACCGGCGCCCCGCAGCGTCGTCCGTGCTGCACACAGCCTGACCAGCCAGTTCTACCCACAGGCCTACAGCGAGGACAGTTACGTCCCGCGGTCGGCGGTCGGCGGGTCCACTCCCACGGCGACTCCGATTCCCGAGCCCACACCGACAGCGACCTCGACCCCCACTCCCACTCAGTCCCCCGACGAATCGGGCAACGGTGGCGGCTCCGCGCCAGCGGACGACTCCGGTGACGTGAACGACGATGGGTCCGATTCATCGGTTGTGTCGGACGACGAACAGGCGACGACGACTCCGACAGCGCAGTCGACTGTGACTCCGACCGACCGAGCAACTGCTACCCCGACATCACCGGCGACCGCGACCCCCGATCAGGGTACGACTACCACAGCCGAACCGACGACGAGCGGTAACGGCCCCGGCTTCACCGCTGTCGCCGCCGTCCTCGCGCTGCTCGCGTGTGCGCTGCTCGCGCGACATCGATAA
- the btuC gene encoding vitamin B12 ABC transporter permease BtuC — MHTTGRALGWSSGLGCLLLVVVTVSAGIGPVWIPPADVGKVLLNAVAVPTSVSVAGGSPELTTAPLFQFPVEDLQRQIVMQVRLPRIVLGAVVGFSLSAAGTVMQGVFRNPMADPSIIGVSSGAAVGAVGFIVLPVALPWGLGLRAAAFAGALLAAFGVYLIATRNGQTPVATLLLAGVAVQTFLGAVVSFLLLQSGESMRRAVFWLMGHLANTAWADVGVSTAFVVAPFLALLVYTRDLNVLLLGSEDAHALGVEVERSKRVLLAGSAVVTAAGVAVSGVIGFVGLIVPHAMRLVVGPDHRVLLPTAALAGASFLVATDTLARSGSAEIPVGIVTAALGAPFFLYLLRKREVHEL; from the coding sequence ATGCATACGACGGGGCGCGCACTCGGCTGGTCCAGCGGGCTCGGCTGCCTGTTGCTCGTCGTCGTCACGGTGAGTGCGGGTATCGGCCCCGTCTGGATCCCGCCGGCGGACGTGGGGAAGGTCCTGCTGAACGCCGTCGCCGTCCCCACGAGCGTCTCCGTCGCCGGAGGGAGCCCCGAACTCACCACGGCGCCGCTGTTCCAGTTTCCCGTCGAAGACCTCCAGCGCCAGATCGTCATGCAGGTCCGCCTCCCGCGGATCGTCCTGGGGGCGGTCGTCGGCTTCTCGCTGTCGGCCGCCGGGACGGTGATGCAGGGCGTGTTCCGGAACCCGATGGCCGACCCCTCGATCATCGGCGTCTCCTCCGGAGCGGCCGTCGGCGCCGTCGGGTTCATCGTGCTCCCCGTCGCGCTCCCCTGGGGGCTTGGACTACGGGCCGCGGCCTTCGCCGGCGCCTTGCTCGCCGCGTTCGGCGTCTACCTCATCGCGACTCGCAACGGCCAGACTCCCGTCGCGACGCTGCTGCTGGCCGGCGTCGCGGTCCAGACGTTCCTGGGTGCGGTGGTCTCCTTTCTGCTCCTCCAGAGCGGGGAGAGCATGCGCCGGGCCGTGTTCTGGCTGATGGGCCACCTCGCGAACACCGCCTGGGCCGATGTCGGGGTCAGCACGGCGTTCGTCGTCGCTCCGTTCCTCGCACTGCTCGTGTACACACGGGACTTGAACGTCCTCCTCCTGGGCAGCGAGGACGCCCACGCCCTCGGCGTCGAGGTCGAGCGAAGCAAGCGGGTTCTCTTGGCCGGGTCGGCGGTCGTCACGGCCGCCGGCGTGGCCGTGTCGGGCGTCATCGGCTTCGTCGGCCTCATCGTCCCCCACGCGATGCGGCTCGTCGTCGGACCGGACCACCGCGTGCTCCTGCCGACGGCGGCGCTCGCGGGGGCCTCGTTCCTCGTCGCCACGGACACCCTCGCCCGGTCGGGCAGCGCGGAGATCCCCGTCGGGATCGTCACGGCCGCACTCGGCGCGCCCTTCTTCCTGTATCTGCTGCGCAAACGGGAGGTCCACGAGCTGTGA
- a CDS encoding ABC transporter permease, which produces MSLRRFIVKRLLLVFPILFGVSVITFALVQLTPGDPIDVVVALNPDISPAEEARLRARYGLNDPIWSQYIQWLTDVLRGDFGTVIATDRAVSDVIVERLPETIALGLFGWVFAVVIAIPTGIYAAVRKDELGDHVSRFVALSGISIPNFWLGLMLILVGSLIVGAWPVLPPRKPLYHPETLWYLLLPGITIGTASASTLMRIMRSSMAEEMNKEYVTAARAKGLPERTVVLKHVLRNSLISVTTVAAFLTASIVAGSVVVESVFGWPGLGQALVGAVRNREIDLILAITLFIGVAIILANLAADIMYAVLDPRIRYD; this is translated from the coding sequence ATGAGCCTGCGACGCTTCATCGTCAAGCGGTTGTTGTTGGTGTTCCCGATACTGTTCGGTGTCTCGGTGATCACGTTCGCGCTCGTCCAGTTGACGCCGGGTGATCCGATCGACGTAGTGGTGGCGTTGAACCCGGACATCTCGCCGGCCGAGGAGGCCCGCCTCCGCGCCCGGTACGGGCTGAACGACCCGATCTGGTCGCAGTACATCCAGTGGCTGACCGACGTGTTACGGGGCGACTTCGGGACGGTCATCGCGACCGACCGCGCCGTCAGCGACGTGATCGTCGAACGGCTCCCCGAGACGATCGCGCTGGGGCTGTTCGGCTGGGTGTTCGCGGTCGTCATCGCCATCCCGACCGGGATCTACGCCGCCGTCCGGAAGGACGAACTCGGTGACCACGTCAGTCGCTTCGTGGCGCTGTCGGGCATCTCGATCCCGAACTTCTGGCTCGGCCTGATGTTGATTCTGGTCGGCTCGCTCATCGTCGGCGCGTGGCCGGTGTTGCCACCGCGAAAGCCGCTGTATCACCCCGAAACGCTGTGGTATCTCCTCCTCCCGGGCATCACCATCGGTACCGCGTCGGCGTCGACGCTGATGCGAATCATGCGCTCGTCGATGGCCGAGGAGATGAACAAGGAGTACGTCACCGCCGCCCGCGCCAAGGGCCTGCCCGAACGCACGGTCGTGCTCAAACACGTCCTCCGGAACTCGCTGATCTCGGTGACGACGGTGGCCGCCTTCCTGACCGCGAGCATCGTCGCCGGCTCTGTCGTCGTCGAGTCGGTCTTTGGCTGGCCGGGGCTTGGACAGGCACTCGTCGGCGCCGTCAGGAACCGCGAGATCGACCTCATCCTGGCGATCACCCTCTTTATCGGGGTCGCGATCATCCTGGCGAACCTCGCGGCCGACATCATGTACGCGGTGCTGGACCCACGGATCAGGTACGATTGA
- a CDS encoding ABC transporter substrate-binding protein, which translates to MTNVPEDVLPDGLSRRRLMQSAAGIAAAAMAGCQGDGGSGGGGGGSIDPVQDRVEVTPSEIQEGGSFRTAVGANPDTFEFAESTSAQASIMHNLIFEGLTTTSASGEIYSWLAESYERVDVQEASPADYTDYMTTAPYAEGEEGAVFIDTDKQIVIQDPDNPDSPSGGDEARILTVDEAADAVADGTYGMHFQFQLHEGVTFHNGEEMTADNVVASYNRLQNSSLSGQVYDSLLHIAADGDYTVDLYAQTPDAAAIRELGEFPIYPSEITDNLELGQMDPRQGNTPLGTGPFQLAEFANEDFVRFTAFEDHWFETGMKDWFDGPSEFPNGPAVDEVDISIIPSDAQRSAALQNDEIDMAFGLTASTLTNYQESDGFRTAPTNGAGYTFMQFPVRQEPWTNAKLRRAVNKLIPRQTISDEIFQGWEKPAWVPLPPLAAGAGSTDYDAMVENLQSYNTYDTEEATQLAQEAVDEMGIETPIEVTLETNSDNDDRVRTVELIAESMNQTEFFDVTVNTKEFLTFISQLLSENYWEEGKLAFIGLSGGFNPHGYAKSVHHPDNFAQCCNFQNIDIQDLNQQLREARYGVDVVEDASLRAERYETVWETILEQNANSYGTHSTLVGVVNDSVKGFNTYPSTQDVVGYAMYNAPDQQVTYLDQ; encoded by the coding sequence ATGACTAACGTACCTGAAGATGTCCTCCCTGATGGACTGTCCCGACGACGACTCATGCAGAGCGCGGCCGGTATCGCCGCCGCTGCGATGGCCGGCTGTCAAGGCGACGGCGGCAGCGGTGGCGGTGGCGGCGGCTCTATCGACCCCGTCCAGGACCGGGTCGAAGTTACCCCCAGCGAGATCCAGGAAGGCGGAAGCTTCCGGACGGCAGTCGGTGCCAACCCCGACACGTTCGAGTTCGCCGAGAGTACCTCCGCACAGGCGTCGATCATGCACAATCTCATCTTCGAGGGGCTGACCACGACCAGCGCCAGCGGCGAGATCTACTCGTGGCTCGCCGAGTCCTACGAGCGAGTCGACGTACAGGAGGCGAGCCCGGCCGACTACACCGACTACATGACGACAGCCCCCTACGCCGAAGGCGAGGAGGGCGCCGTGTTCATCGACACGGACAAACAGATCGTCATCCAGGACCCGGACAACCCCGACAGCCCCTCGGGCGGCGACGAGGCCCGCATCCTCACCGTCGACGAAGCGGCCGACGCCGTCGCCGACGGCACCTACGGGATGCACTTCCAGTTCCAGCTCCACGAGGGAGTCACCTTCCACAACGGTGAGGAGATGACCGCCGACAACGTGGTCGCCTCCTACAACCGCCTCCAGAACTCCAGTCTCTCGGGACAGGTGTACGACTCCCTGCTCCACATCGCCGCCGACGGCGACTACACCGTCGACCTCTACGCTCAGACGCCCGACGCCGCCGCGATCCGCGAACTGGGTGAGTTCCCGATCTACCCCTCCGAGATCACCGACAACCTCGAACTGGGGCAGATGGACCCCCGACAGGGGAACACCCCGCTGGGAACCGGCCCGTTCCAGCTCGCCGAGTTCGCAAACGAGGACTTCGTCCGCTTCACGGCGTTCGAAGACCACTGGTTCGAGACCGGGATGAAAGACTGGTTCGACGGCCCCTCCGAGTTCCCGAACGGCCCGGCCGTCGACGAGGTCGACATCTCGATCATTCCCTCGGACGCACAGCGGTCGGCCGCGCTCCAGAACGACGAGATCGACATGGCCTTCGGCCTGACCGCCAGCACGCTGACGAACTACCAGGAGTCGGACGGCTTCCGGACCGCCCCGACAAACGGCGCCGGCTACACGTTCATGCAGTTCCCGGTCCGCCAGGAACCCTGGACCAACGCGAAGCTCCGCCGCGCCGTGAACAAGCTCATCCCGCGCCAGACGATCTCCGACGAGATCTTCCAGGGCTGGGAGAAGCCCGCCTGGGTCCCGCTCCCGCCGCTCGCGGCGGGTGCCGGTTCGACCGACTACGACGCGATGGTCGAGAACCTCCAGAGCTACAACACCTACGACACCGAGGAGGCTACCCAGCTCGCCCAGGAAGCCGTCGACGAGATGGGGATCGAGACACCGATCGAGGTCACGCTGGAGACGAACTCCGACAACGACGACCGCGTCCGCACCGTCGAACTCATCGCCGAGTCGATGAACCAGACGGAGTTTTTCGACGTGACTGTCAACACCAAGGAGTTCCTCACGTTCATCAGCCAACTGCTCAGCGAGAACTACTGGGAGGAGGGCAAGCTCGCCTTCATCGGGCTCTCGGGCGGGTTCAACCCCCACGGCTACGCGAAGTCGGTCCACCACCCGGACAACTTCGCTCAGTGTTGTAACTTCCAGAACATCGACATCCAGGACCTCAACCAGCAGCTCCGCGAGGCACGCTACGGCGTCGATGTCGTCGAGGACGCCTCCCTCCGTGCCGAGCGCTACGAGACGGTCTGGGAGACCATCCTCGAACAGAACGCCAACTCCTACGGGACCCACAGCACACTGGTAGGTGTCGTCAACGACTCCGTCAAGGGGTTCAACACCTACCCGAGTACCCAGGACGTTGTCGGGTACGCGATGTACAACGCACCCGACCAACAGGTCACCTACCTCGACCAGTAA
- a CDS encoding DEAD/DEAH box helicase, with the protein MDETIDWLRDRPYYEGQIADQRTVPGREATVADCDLESRLATVLADEGIDSLYAHQTAAIEATRDGDNVVLATETASGKSLAYTVPAFERALDRRGTTLYVAPQVALINDQTETLSELAQGLGFASGVSVAQYTGRQSKSEKEAIRERQPTVLLTTPDMLHYGILPHGHRLWDWFFQRLETVVVDEVHGYRGIFGSHVALVFRRLQRLAERFDNDPDWICCSATIGNPVEHAAAVTGRPASSFALVDEDTSASGPRHWLLWNPPEYESDGGWGSGRRRSSHVETKRLFVDLVERGYQTVVFAGSRQTAERYADESAGDLRDRGEYDLANAVGAYQAALTDERRRDLESRLQSGDLRGVWSTSALELGVDVGGLDAVLLDGYPGTRMRAFQQAGRAGRGIDPALVVLVGGEDQLDQFVMRTPAELFEKPPEQAVTNPENEQLLPDHVHAAARENWLSPDDDRHFGGTFPDVVAALEAEGTLDRRTTDDGVRWLANGSPHHDMSLRTVDDRDVKLVADGDVLATLPFEDALRDAHPGAIYHHQGRRYEVTDLDLSAGVAELDRTWADYFTRVRHDKTITVEEDHDERAFDARPDVPVRFASVTMRKQITGYERRDGSSGEVLGQRPLDLPETTLETTALYYTVPEDIETEIRRVTAEGGDTDGGQPTDAAPAGDFPGSIHAAEHAMISLFPFQYLCDRGDIGGLSTPRHPHTGEPTIFVYDGYPGGIGLTRAGYEEIDALARTTLTMLRGCGCADGCPACVQSPHCGNANDPLDKAGAIALLDGLTGEDR; encoded by the coding sequence GTGGACGAGACTATCGACTGGCTCCGTGACCGCCCTTACTACGAGGGCCAGATCGCCGACCAGCGGACGGTGCCCGGCCGGGAGGCGACCGTCGCCGACTGCGATCTCGAATCCCGGCTGGCGACCGTCCTCGCCGACGAGGGGATCGACTCGCTGTACGCCCACCAGACCGCCGCCATCGAGGCGACACGCGACGGCGACAACGTCGTCCTGGCGACCGAGACGGCAAGCGGCAAGAGCCTCGCCTACACCGTCCCGGCGTTCGAGCGCGCGCTGGACCGGCGTGGGACCACGCTGTACGTCGCCCCGCAGGTCGCGCTGATCAACGACCAGACCGAGACCCTCTCGGAGTTGGCTCAGGGGCTCGGTTTCGCCTCCGGCGTCTCGGTCGCCCAGTACACCGGCCGGCAGTCGAAGTCCGAGAAGGAGGCGATCCGCGAGCGCCAACCGACGGTGCTGTTGACGACGCCTGACATGCTCCACTACGGGATTCTCCCCCACGGGCACCGGCTGTGGGACTGGTTCTTCCAGCGGTTAGAGACCGTCGTCGTCGACGAAGTCCACGGCTACCGGGGGATCTTCGGCAGCCACGTCGCGCTCGTCTTCCGCCGCCTCCAGCGGCTCGCAGAGCGGTTCGACAACGACCCCGACTGGATCTGTTGCTCGGCGACGATCGGTAACCCGGTCGAACACGCCGCGGCGGTCACCGGTCGCCCGGCGTCGTCGTTCGCGCTCGTCGACGAGGACACGAGCGCGAGCGGGCCGCGCCACTGGCTGCTGTGGAACCCGCCCGAGTACGAGTCCGACGGTGGCTGGGGCAGCGGCCGCCGGCGGTCCAGCCACGTCGAGACCAAGCGGCTGTTCGTCGATCTCGTCGAGCGGGGCTACCAGACAGTCGTCTTCGCGGGCTCGCGCCAGACCGCCGAGCGCTACGCCGACGAGAGCGCCGGCGACCTGCGGGACCGGGGCGAGTACGACCTCGCGAACGCGGTCGGCGCCTACCAGGCGGCCCTGACCGACGAACGCCGCCGAGACCTCGAATCCCGACTCCAGTCGGGCGACCTCCGGGGAGTGTGGTCGACCAGCGCACTGGAGTTAGGCGTCGACGTAGGCGGGCTGGACGCCGTGCTACTGGACGGCTACCCCGGCACGCGGATGCGCGCGTTCCAGCAGGCCGGCCGCGCGGGCCGCGGGATCGACCCCGCGCTCGTGGTGCTGGTCGGCGGCGAGGACCAACTGGACCAGTTCGTCATGCGGACGCCGGCGGAACTGTTCGAGAAACCGCCCGAGCAAGCCGTCACGAACCCGGAGAACGAGCAGTTGCTCCCCGATCACGTCCACGCGGCCGCCCGCGAGAACTGGCTCTCGCCCGACGACGACCGGCACTTCGGGGGCACGTTCCCCGACGTGGTCGCGGCGCTCGAAGCCGAGGGGACGCTGGACCGCCGGACGACCGACGACGGCGTCCGCTGGCTCGCGAACGGCTCGCCCCACCACGACATGAGCCTGCGGACCGTCGACGACCGCGACGTGAAACTGGTCGCCGACGGCGACGTGCTGGCGACTCTCCCCTTCGAGGACGCGTTACGGGACGCCCACCCCGGCGCGATCTATCACCACCAGGGGCGGCGCTACGAGGTGACCGACCTCGACCTCTCGGCGGGCGTCGCCGAACTCGACCGGACGTGGGCGGACTATTTCACACGTGTGCGCCACGACAAGACGATCACCGTCGAGGAAGACCACGACGAGCGAGCCTTCGACGCGCGGCCGGACGTGCCCGTCCGTTTCGCCTCGGTGACGATGCGCAAGCAGATCACCGGCTATGAGCGCCGCGACGGTTCCTCCGGCGAGGTGCTGGGCCAGCGGCCCCTGGACCTCCCGGAGACGACACTGGAGACGACGGCGCTGTACTACACCGTCCCCGAGGACATCGAGACCGAGATCCGCCGGGTGACCGCCGAAGGCGGCGACACCGACGGCGGACAGCCCACCGACGCCGCGCCGGCGGGTGACTTCCCCGGTTCGATCCACGCGGCCGAACACGCGATGATCTCGCTGTTTCCATTCCAGTATCTCTGTGACCGGGGCGACATCGGCGGGCTGTCGACGCCGCGACATCCACACACGGGCGAGCCGACGATCTTCGTGTACGACGGCTACCCCGGTGGTATCGGATTGACTCGCGCCGGCTACGAGGAGATCGACGCCCTCGCACGGACCACGCTCACGATGCTCCGTGGCTGTGGCTGTGCCGACGGCTGTCCGGCCTGCGTGCAGTCGCCCCACTGTGGCAACGCGAACGACCCGCTCGACAAGGCCGGTGCGATCGCGCTGCTGGACGGGCTCACGGGCGAGGACCGCTGA